The following are encoded in a window of Trichocoleus sp. genomic DNA:
- the nusA gene encoding transcription termination factor NusA: MSMVALPGLQELIDSISRERNLPKHAVQAALREALLKGYERYRRTNRPDSASVFDEEYFNNFEVELDIEDEGFRVLATKTIVEGVSNPDHQISLEEVQEVADEAQLGDTVVLDVTPEQGEFGRMAAIQTKQVLAQKLRDQQRKLIQEEFQELEGTVLQARVLRFERQSVIMAVNSGVGQPDVEAELPKREQLPNDNYRANATFRIILKKVLEGSHRGPQLLVSRADAGLVVDLFATEVPEIEDEVVRIVAVAREANPPSRSVGPRTKIAVDTLERDVDPVGACIGARGSRIQVVVNELRGEKIDVIRWSPDPATYIANALSPARVDEVRLINPDERQAHVLVPDDQLSLAIGKEGQNVRLAARLTGWKIDIKDTAKYDYDAETRKVETIAEERRLAREAIEQEMEDDYDDEEGLLDEDEVDVMGEEDLAGSDGFGSELGEAVQRPQR; this comes from the coding sequence ATGTCAATGGTTGCTTTACCTGGGCTCCAGGAGCTTATCGATAGCATTAGCCGCGAACGCAACCTCCCCAAACATGCCGTTCAAGCAGCCTTACGAGAAGCTTTACTAAAGGGCTATGAACGCTATCGCCGCACCAACCGTCCTGACAGTGCCTCAGTATTTGATGAGGAGTATTTCAATAATTTTGAGGTTGAACTCGATATTGAAGATGAAGGGTTTCGGGTTCTAGCAACCAAAACGATCGTTGAAGGCGTTTCTAACCCAGATCACCAGATCTCACTCGAGGAAGTTCAGGAAGTCGCTGACGAAGCCCAATTAGGCGATACGGTTGTGCTGGACGTCACTCCTGAGCAGGGCGAGTTCGGACGGATGGCAGCCATTCAAACGAAGCAAGTTCTGGCACAAAAACTGCGGGATCAACAGCGTAAGCTGATTCAAGAAGAGTTTCAGGAACTCGAAGGCACGGTTCTCCAAGCCAGAGTTCTGCGCTTTGAGCGACAGTCGGTGATTATGGCAGTCAACAGCGGCGTTGGTCAACCAGATGTGGAAGCGGAACTGCCTAAGCGTGAGCAGTTGCCCAACGATAATTACCGCGCTAACGCCACTTTCCGGATAATCTTAAAAAAAGTTTTAGAAGGGTCGCACCGAGGACCACAGCTTTTGGTGTCCAGAGCCGATGCTGGTCTGGTTGTAGATTTGTTTGCCACTGAAGTTCCAGAAATTGAAGACGAGGTCGTGCGAATTGTTGCCGTTGCCAGAGAAGCAAATCCGCCTTCTCGATCGGTCGGACCTCGTACCAAAATTGCAGTTGATACTCTAGAACGCGATGTTGACCCAGTAGGAGCCTGCATTGGGGCACGGGGATCGCGGATTCAAGTCGTGGTCAACGAACTGCGCGGCGAAAAAATTGACGTGATTCGCTGGTCGCCTGATCCTGCAACTTACATCGCCAATGCTCTCAGCCCTGCAAGAGTTGATGAAGTGCGGTTAATCAACCCCGATGAGCGACAGGCTCATGTTCTGGTGCCCGACGATCAGCTGAGTTTGGCGATCGGCAAAGAAGGACAAAACGTGCGACTGGCAGCCCGCCTCACCGGATGGAAAATTGATATCAAAGACACGGCAAAGTACGACTACGATGCCGAAACTCGTAAGGTGGAAACCATTGCTGAAGAGCGTCGTTTGGCAAGAGAAGCGATCGAACAGGAAATGGAAGACGACTACGACGATGAAGAAGGCTTGCTAGACGAAGACGAAGTTGATGTTATGGGCGAAGAAGATTTGGCGGGCAGTGATGGTTTTGGCAGTGAATTAGGGGAAGCGGTGCAGCGTCCTCAGCGATAA
- the rimP gene encoding ribosome maturation factor RimP, which translates to MTHPFIPPVLELAAPVAADLGLDVVGAVFQTNQSPPVLRVDIRNLQEDTSLEDCERMSRALEAALDAANLIPDAYVLEISSPGISRSLTSDREFISFKGFPVVVTTTEPYSGHTIWTGRLIQRDDDAIRLNKKGRTVTIPRHLVNKVQLVDQAEE; encoded by the coding sequence ATGACTCATCCCTTCATTCCACCGGTGCTTGAACTGGCAGCCCCTGTTGCGGCAGACCTAGGGCTAGATGTCGTTGGGGCTGTTTTCCAAACAAACCAAAGTCCCCCAGTGCTGCGAGTTGACATTCGGAATCTTCAGGAAGATACCAGTCTGGAGGACTGTGAACGAATGAGTCGCGCCTTAGAAGCTGCGCTGGATGCCGCAAACCTGATTCCAGATGCCTATGTGCTGGAAATCTCCAGTCCTGGGATCTCCCGATCGCTCACCTCCGATCGAGAATTCATTTCGTTCAAGGGTTTTCCAGTCGTTGTCACTACCACTGAACCTTACTCTGGTCATACCATCTGGACAGGACGGTTAATTCAACGAGATGACGATGCCATTCGCCTCAACAAAAAGGGACGAACCGTGACCATTCCTCGCCATCTTGTGAATAAAGTCCAACTGGTCGATCAGGCTGAGGAGTAA